Proteins co-encoded in one Nicotiana sylvestris chromosome 7, ASM39365v2, whole genome shotgun sequence genomic window:
- the LOC104230705 gene encoding uncharacterized protein isoform X1, with product MEKSRHRKSRSASGIMEGSRLAQKQIATTKVALNSRSYSDGTARGDMIMLDLRKSSSKGVTGTPIKKLLAEEMAKEEGESKRRPPSIVARLMGLEGMPSPQHVGRQQRRLSDSCQHRNEQIDHRRRQLFDEQSSKRSSMEHQEFKDVYEDLEASHVANRRHSSRWSETGRFATPDMALIQQKFMDAKRLSTDERFQNSKEFDDTLEALESNKELLIKYLQGPDPLFVKHLQDLQVDTASSMCSHIAVLKPSNSVKYEGSVKSSKSGRGDSRKQDINLQKERIDGLLLQSQHRHSGHNSQKSSPVFSEGKEENILPTRIVVLKPNVGITQSDVTSVPYHPDMRKHAQHPRASPGGAGLEEKKSSSKNMGISRPKSKEARDIAKEITRRMRDSFGPSDGGDGYFRSFGFKGYAGDESSCDVYESDSTGESDITTLSGRKSFGRGNLKKSSSQGSSESSVGREAKKRLSERWKMTQYYQDIEMAGKSSTLGEMLSLPDGVTKPDHCDTMMHVEEATSELVGRKGTAEWDFPLGISSRDGWKDVCINDSSGYRSTSPPFGSNKHRTRGRREVFSNWQSSIPKDPVNREQSVNHRRSRSLDGILNLRDEFLSKDSRSSKKKLHSGRLGSGSSSKGKLSQRIDMNLEENQSEKLPLALQVPAADDTRYINASDNAETESITLSSEYSVEMLQKLPAECCSASPLNQEVSVPQAVLPEPSPPSPAAASVLLEYPAPEPESSVSSKEADHPSPLSVLEVPFTEDASSGSECFERVSAELNELRMQLKLLKMESEAYADVVVSDEEVEGPLAEAFEDKCSLRSQSWQTYYTLDVLTDSGLRASDPDTFVTSCHSLDSPLAPWIFDNLEKKYTDETTGPRYERQILFDRINISLLEILRKYVDPCPWVKPIEGINWKWQKYGMMNMLQHLLRSHENAANADTPANIVEEMHWLELKDDIDLIGKEIEKLLIEDLIVEVVTM from the exons atggAGAAAAGTCGTCACAGAAAGTCCAGAAGTGCTTCGGGAATTATGGAAG GAAGTAGACTAGCTCAGAAACAGATTGCTACAACAAAAGTGGCTCTAAATTCTCGTTCCTACAGTGATGGAACTGCTAGGGGAGATATG ATTATGCTTGATTTAAGGAAGAGCTCTTCCAAAGGAGTTACTGGGACACCAATTAAGAAATTGCTTGCAGAAGAAATGGCAAAAGAAGAAGGCGAATCAAAGAGAAGGCCGCCCAGCATTGTTGCCAGATTGATGGGTCTCGAAGGGATGCCATCTCCGCAGCATGTTGGCAGACAACAAAGAAGGTTATCAGACAGCTGCCAACACAGAAATGAACAGATAGATCACAGGAGGAGGCAACTATTCGATGAACAATCTAGTAAAAGAAGCTCCATGGAGCACCAAGAATTCAAGGATGTGTATGAGGATTTGGAAGCATCGCATGTTGCCAACCGTCGTCATTCATCAAGATGGAGTGAAACCGGTAGATTTGCTACTCCTGATATGGCCCTTATACAGCAGAAATTTATGGATGCAAAACGTCTTTCGACTGATGAAAGGTTTCAGAACTCAAAAGAATTTGATGACACTCTTGAGGCACTTGAATCAAATAAGGAATTATTGATAAAGTATCTTCAGGGACCAGATCCCTTGTTTGTGAAGCACCTGCAGGATCTGCAAGTTGACACTGCTAGTTCTATGTGCAGTCACATAGCAGTTTTAAAGCCATCAAATTCTGTGAAATATGAAGGCAGTGTCAAATCCTCCAAATCTGGTAGAGGCGATTCACGTAAACAAGACATCAACTTGCAGAAAGAGCGCATTGATGGTCTCTTACTCCAGTCACAGCATCGTCATAGTGGACATAATTCCCAAAAGTCATCACCAGTTTTTTCTGAAGGAAAGGAGGAAAATATTCTTCCAACAAGAATTGTTGTTCTAAAGCCGAACGTTGGGATAACACAAAGTGATGTTACTTCTGTTCCATATCACCCTGACATGAGGAAGCATGCACAACATCCTCGGGCTTCACCTGGGGGAGCAGGACTAGAGGAAAAGAAAAGTTCATCTAAGAATATGGGGATATCAAGGCCCAAGTCAAAAGAAGCAAGAGATATTGCAAAGGAAATTACGAGGCGGATGCGGGACTCTTTTGGGCCTTCTGATGGTGGGGATGGATATTTTAGAAGTTTTGGTTTTAAAGGATATGCTGGAGATGAAAGCTCTTGTGATGTGTATGAAAGTGATTCGACTGGTGAGTCAGACATTACAACTTTGTCTGGTAGGAAGTCATTTGGCAGGGGTAATCTGAAAAAATCTTCATCGCAAGGTTCTTCTGAATCATCAGTGGGCAGGGAGGCAAAAAAGAGGTTGTCTGAGAGGTGGAAGATGACTCAATATTATCAAGACATTGAAATGGCTGGTAAGAGTAGTACACTTGGTGAAATGCTTTCTTTACCTGATGGGGTAACCAAACCCGATCATTGTGATACCATGATGCATGTTGAAGAAGCCACTAGCGAACTTGTTGGCAGGAAAGGAACTGCTGAATGGGATTTCCCTTTGGGTATTAGTAGTAGAGATGGTTGGAAGGATGTATGCATTAATGATTCATCAGGATACAGGTCAACTTCTCCGCCTTTTGGCAGCAACAAGCATAGAACCAGAGGACGAAGGGAAGTTTTTTCTAATTGGCAATCCTCAATTCCCAAAGATCCCGTAAATAGGGAACAGTCTGTAAATCACCGCAGAAGTAGGTCATTGGATGGTATACTGAATTTGAGAGATGAATTCTTATCCAAAGACTCTAGATCTAGCAAGAAGAAACTTCATTCCGGTCGTCTTGGTAGTGGCTCCTCATCAAAAGGCAAGCTAAGCCAGAGAATTGACATGAACCTAGAAGAAAATCAATCTGAGAAGCTGCCTTTAGCTTTGCAGGTGCCTGCTGCAGATGACACGCGTTATATTAATGCTTCGGATAATGCTGAAACCGAGAGTATAACCCTGTCATCAGAATATTCTGTTGAGATGCTTCAAAAGCTACCTGCAGAATGTTGCAGTGCTTCTCCTCTTAACCAAGAGGTTTCAGTTCCTCAG GCAGTACTTCCAGAACCATCACCACCATCACCTGCAGCAGCTTCTGTTCTTTTGGAGTATCCTGCACCTGAACCTGAGTCGTCAGTAAGCTCCAAGGAGGCTGATCATCCTAGTCCGCTTTCAGTTCTGGAGGTTCCATTTACAGAAGATGCATCTTCTGGTTCAGAATGCTTCGAGAGAGTCAGTGCTGAACTTAATG AGCTTCGGATGCAACTGAAGCTCCTCAAAATGGAGTCAGAGGCTTATGCTGATGTAGTAGTAAGTGATGAAGAGGTTGAAGGACCATTAGCCGAGGCCTTCGAAGACAAGTGTAGTTTAAGGTCCCAAAGCTGGCAAACTTATTACACATTAGATGTGCTCACAGACTCTGGCTTGAGGGCATCCGATCCTGACACATTCGTAACATCTTGCCACTCTCTGGACTCTCCTTTGGCTCCCTGGATTTTTGACAACCTTGAAAAGAAGTACACTGATGAAACAACTGGACCGAGATATGAAAGGCAGATACTGTTCGACCGTATAAATATCAGTCTGTTGGAGATTCTCAGGAAGTATGTGGATCCTTGCCCGTGGGTGAAGCCAATAGAGGGTATTAACTGGAAGTGGCAGAAATATGGGATGATGAATATGCTGCAGCATCTGCTGAGAAGCCATGAAAATGCTGCAAATGCAGACACGCCCGCTAATATTGTGGAAGAGATGCATTGGCTAGAACTCAAGGATGACATTGATCTGATAGGTAAGGAAATTGAGAAACTGTTGATAGAAGACCTCATAGTAGAAGTTGTAACTATGTAG
- the LOC104230705 gene encoding uncharacterized protein isoform X2, giving the protein MIMLDLRKSSSKGVTGTPIKKLLAEEMAKEEGESKRRPPSIVARLMGLEGMPSPQHVGRQQRRLSDSCQHRNEQIDHRRRQLFDEQSSKRSSMEHQEFKDVYEDLEASHVANRRHSSRWSETGRFATPDMALIQQKFMDAKRLSTDERFQNSKEFDDTLEALESNKELLIKYLQGPDPLFVKHLQDLQVDTASSMCSHIAVLKPSNSVKYEGSVKSSKSGRGDSRKQDINLQKERIDGLLLQSQHRHSGHNSQKSSPVFSEGKEENILPTRIVVLKPNVGITQSDVTSVPYHPDMRKHAQHPRASPGGAGLEEKKSSSKNMGISRPKSKEARDIAKEITRRMRDSFGPSDGGDGYFRSFGFKGYAGDESSCDVYESDSTGESDITTLSGRKSFGRGNLKKSSSQGSSESSVGREAKKRLSERWKMTQYYQDIEMAGKSSTLGEMLSLPDGVTKPDHCDTMMHVEEATSELVGRKGTAEWDFPLGISSRDGWKDVCINDSSGYRSTSPPFGSNKHRTRGRREVFSNWQSSIPKDPVNREQSVNHRRSRSLDGILNLRDEFLSKDSRSSKKKLHSGRLGSGSSSKGKLSQRIDMNLEENQSEKLPLALQVPAADDTRYINASDNAETESITLSSEYSVEMLQKLPAECCSASPLNQEVSVPQAVLPEPSPPSPAAASVLLEYPAPEPESSVSSKEADHPSPLSVLEVPFTEDASSGSECFERVSAELNELRMQLKLLKMESEAYADVVVSDEEVEGPLAEAFEDKCSLRSQSWQTYYTLDVLTDSGLRASDPDTFVTSCHSLDSPLAPWIFDNLEKKYTDETTGPRYERQILFDRINISLLEILRKYVDPCPWVKPIEGINWKWQKYGMMNMLQHLLRSHENAANADTPANIVEEMHWLELKDDIDLIGKEIEKLLIEDLIVEVVTM; this is encoded by the exons ATG ATTATGCTTGATTTAAGGAAGAGCTCTTCCAAAGGAGTTACTGGGACACCAATTAAGAAATTGCTTGCAGAAGAAATGGCAAAAGAAGAAGGCGAATCAAAGAGAAGGCCGCCCAGCATTGTTGCCAGATTGATGGGTCTCGAAGGGATGCCATCTCCGCAGCATGTTGGCAGACAACAAAGAAGGTTATCAGACAGCTGCCAACACAGAAATGAACAGATAGATCACAGGAGGAGGCAACTATTCGATGAACAATCTAGTAAAAGAAGCTCCATGGAGCACCAAGAATTCAAGGATGTGTATGAGGATTTGGAAGCATCGCATGTTGCCAACCGTCGTCATTCATCAAGATGGAGTGAAACCGGTAGATTTGCTACTCCTGATATGGCCCTTATACAGCAGAAATTTATGGATGCAAAACGTCTTTCGACTGATGAAAGGTTTCAGAACTCAAAAGAATTTGATGACACTCTTGAGGCACTTGAATCAAATAAGGAATTATTGATAAAGTATCTTCAGGGACCAGATCCCTTGTTTGTGAAGCACCTGCAGGATCTGCAAGTTGACACTGCTAGTTCTATGTGCAGTCACATAGCAGTTTTAAAGCCATCAAATTCTGTGAAATATGAAGGCAGTGTCAAATCCTCCAAATCTGGTAGAGGCGATTCACGTAAACAAGACATCAACTTGCAGAAAGAGCGCATTGATGGTCTCTTACTCCAGTCACAGCATCGTCATAGTGGACATAATTCCCAAAAGTCATCACCAGTTTTTTCTGAAGGAAAGGAGGAAAATATTCTTCCAACAAGAATTGTTGTTCTAAAGCCGAACGTTGGGATAACACAAAGTGATGTTACTTCTGTTCCATATCACCCTGACATGAGGAAGCATGCACAACATCCTCGGGCTTCACCTGGGGGAGCAGGACTAGAGGAAAAGAAAAGTTCATCTAAGAATATGGGGATATCAAGGCCCAAGTCAAAAGAAGCAAGAGATATTGCAAAGGAAATTACGAGGCGGATGCGGGACTCTTTTGGGCCTTCTGATGGTGGGGATGGATATTTTAGAAGTTTTGGTTTTAAAGGATATGCTGGAGATGAAAGCTCTTGTGATGTGTATGAAAGTGATTCGACTGGTGAGTCAGACATTACAACTTTGTCTGGTAGGAAGTCATTTGGCAGGGGTAATCTGAAAAAATCTTCATCGCAAGGTTCTTCTGAATCATCAGTGGGCAGGGAGGCAAAAAAGAGGTTGTCTGAGAGGTGGAAGATGACTCAATATTATCAAGACATTGAAATGGCTGGTAAGAGTAGTACACTTGGTGAAATGCTTTCTTTACCTGATGGGGTAACCAAACCCGATCATTGTGATACCATGATGCATGTTGAAGAAGCCACTAGCGAACTTGTTGGCAGGAAAGGAACTGCTGAATGGGATTTCCCTTTGGGTATTAGTAGTAGAGATGGTTGGAAGGATGTATGCATTAATGATTCATCAGGATACAGGTCAACTTCTCCGCCTTTTGGCAGCAACAAGCATAGAACCAGAGGACGAAGGGAAGTTTTTTCTAATTGGCAATCCTCAATTCCCAAAGATCCCGTAAATAGGGAACAGTCTGTAAATCACCGCAGAAGTAGGTCATTGGATGGTATACTGAATTTGAGAGATGAATTCTTATCCAAAGACTCTAGATCTAGCAAGAAGAAACTTCATTCCGGTCGTCTTGGTAGTGGCTCCTCATCAAAAGGCAAGCTAAGCCAGAGAATTGACATGAACCTAGAAGAAAATCAATCTGAGAAGCTGCCTTTAGCTTTGCAGGTGCCTGCTGCAGATGACACGCGTTATATTAATGCTTCGGATAATGCTGAAACCGAGAGTATAACCCTGTCATCAGAATATTCTGTTGAGATGCTTCAAAAGCTACCTGCAGAATGTTGCAGTGCTTCTCCTCTTAACCAAGAGGTTTCAGTTCCTCAG GCAGTACTTCCAGAACCATCACCACCATCACCTGCAGCAGCTTCTGTTCTTTTGGAGTATCCTGCACCTGAACCTGAGTCGTCAGTAAGCTCCAAGGAGGCTGATCATCCTAGTCCGCTTTCAGTTCTGGAGGTTCCATTTACAGAAGATGCATCTTCTGGTTCAGAATGCTTCGAGAGAGTCAGTGCTGAACTTAATG AGCTTCGGATGCAACTGAAGCTCCTCAAAATGGAGTCAGAGGCTTATGCTGATGTAGTAGTAAGTGATGAAGAGGTTGAAGGACCATTAGCCGAGGCCTTCGAAGACAAGTGTAGTTTAAGGTCCCAAAGCTGGCAAACTTATTACACATTAGATGTGCTCACAGACTCTGGCTTGAGGGCATCCGATCCTGACACATTCGTAACATCTTGCCACTCTCTGGACTCTCCTTTGGCTCCCTGGATTTTTGACAACCTTGAAAAGAAGTACACTGATGAAACAACTGGACCGAGATATGAAAGGCAGATACTGTTCGACCGTATAAATATCAGTCTGTTGGAGATTCTCAGGAAGTATGTGGATCCTTGCCCGTGGGTGAAGCCAATAGAGGGTATTAACTGGAAGTGGCAGAAATATGGGATGATGAATATGCTGCAGCATCTGCTGAGAAGCCATGAAAATGCTGCAAATGCAGACACGCCCGCTAATATTGTGGAAGAGATGCATTGGCTAGAACTCAAGGATGACATTGATCTGATAGGTAAGGAAATTGAGAAACTGTTGATAGAAGACCTCATAGTAGAAGTTGTAACTATGTAG